From Pseudobdellovibrio exovorus JSS, a single genomic window includes:
- a CDS encoding two-component system sensor histidine kinase NtrB: MASKSDGFSFLTTPDIRRHVRMAAVFLYFVLFQSLVFLQKPFLQLEFAVVFYLSFGVLFTSRLWEGFLWHDKENSKSGFWSYFLDIAVLIVFMRYFPHLSSFILVLQLFLLFLASFDLDLAELSILGFVCSLGTSLMNLTAYQAGTIQSVLSLALFNLSYLSVIVISRQLNVEFSSLRTDLSKTRKKWKSQEQFLNSLIEKLPFGLVVIDQNREAVLKNSYLNKTIQLSQDKLNDLISRYNSVSSSGNADIAYLPEGATDKRLINLDYSSYYDEEVDENLGLYLVRDVTDIRRLEAQVRQNEKLAAIGQLAAGIAHEIRNPLAGISGSIQLLSQDFSDPTEQKLMNIILKEIDRLNVLITEFLDYAKPEKVPDAEISLTQVVEDVVLNVKKRPDIPQGFEWVVEIQEVSILGFSEKLKQAVLNIVINAVQAVKADNPQRIEIRLKRDGSDAVLSIRDHGVGMTEETKKKMFEPFHTTKVKGTGLGLAVTHKILELHKARIEIETELNKGTEFIIKIPIAKGR; this comes from the coding sequence TTGGCGTCTAAGAGCGACGGGTTCTCTTTTTTAACTACGCCAGATATTCGTCGTCATGTGCGCATGGCGGCGGTGTTTCTGTATTTTGTTTTATTTCAGTCTTTAGTTTTTTTACAAAAACCCTTTTTGCAACTTGAGTTTGCCGTTGTGTTTTATCTATCGTTCGGTGTTTTGTTCACATCACGCCTTTGGGAAGGTTTTCTTTGGCACGATAAAGAAAACAGTAAAAGTGGGTTTTGGTCATACTTCTTAGACATAGCTGTATTGATTGTTTTTATGAGGTACTTTCCTCATCTATCGAGTTTTATTTTAGTTCTACAGTTATTTTTACTTTTCTTAGCCAGCTTTGATTTGGATTTAGCAGAGTTATCGATACTGGGGTTTGTCTGCTCTTTAGGAACGTCGCTGATGAATTTAACAGCTTACCAAGCTGGAACTATTCAGAGTGTTTTGTCATTGGCTCTTTTTAATTTGTCTTATTTGTCGGTTATTGTCATTTCACGACAGTTGAATGTAGAGTTTTCAAGTTTACGCACGGACCTCAGTAAAACACGTAAGAAGTGGAAGTCACAGGAACAATTCCTCAATTCATTGATTGAAAAACTTCCATTCGGATTAGTGGTGATAGATCAAAATCGTGAAGCGGTATTAAAGAATTCGTATTTGAATAAGACGATTCAGCTGTCACAAGACAAACTGAATGATCTTATCAGCCGTTACAACAGTGTATCGTCTTCAGGAAATGCTGATATTGCTTATTTACCAGAAGGTGCAACAGATAAGCGTCTTATCAACTTGGATTATAGCAGTTACTACGACGAAGAGGTGGACGAGAACTTAGGATTATACTTAGTCCGTGATGTTACGGATATTCGCCGTTTAGAAGCACAGGTTCGCCAGAATGAAAAGCTAGCGGCTATAGGACAGTTGGCAGCAGGTATTGCCCATGAAATACGAAACCCATTGGCAGGAATCAGTGGCAGTATTCAACTTTTATCGCAGGATTTTTCAGATCCTACAGAACAAAAGTTAATGAATATTATTTTAAAAGAAATTGATCGCCTGAATGTGCTGATCACAGAATTCTTAGACTACGCCAAGCCAGAGAAAGTTCCTGATGCTGAAATCAGTCTAACTCAAGTGGTTGAAGATGTTGTTTTAAATGTTAAAAAGCGGCCTGATATTCCTCAGGGATTTGAATGGGTTGTTGAAATCCAAGAGGTTTCGATTCTTGGGTTTTCTGAAAAATTAAAGCAGGCTGTTTTGAATATTGTCATCAATGCGGTTCAGGCTGTGAAAGCTGATAATCCGCAGCGTATTGAAATTCGTCTAAAACGTGATGGCAGTGATGCTGTTTTAAGTATTCGTGATCACGGTGTCGGCATGACAGAAGAAACCAAAAAGAAGATGTTTGAACCTTTTCATACAACGAAAGTGAAAGGGACCGGACTAGGACTAGCGGTTACTCATAAAATACTAGAGCTTCACAAAGCGCGTATTGAAATTGAGACGGAATTAAATAAAGGAACTGAATTTATTATTAAAATTCCCATTGCGAAGGGGAGATAG
- a CDS encoding sigma-54-dependent transcriptional regulator, producing MKSRILVVDDEESIREFLEIMLKKENYEVTTAEDGLRAKEILSKKTFDMVISDMQMPNMTGIELLKHVKETYPDMVFMIITAFGTTESAVDAMKMGAYDYVTKPFKIDEVRLNIANALRSKNLETEVRVLKKELVKEYSFQNMVGNSSAMHAVFDLIKRVSQAPTNVLITGESGTGKEVIAKAIHYNGPLKDRPFVTVNCGAIPENLMESEMFGHKKGSFTGAIVDKAGLFEVADGGTLFLDEVGELPLSIQVKLLRAIQERVIRRVGATEDMKVDVRIIAATNRNLEDMVAKGTFRQDLFYRLNVINIKSPPLRERSEDIPLLANHFLKKYNDKLNKVISSISTEAMEILKNYNYPGNVRELENMIERTVALEAGSTILPESLPPMVNTSSGRKMASSNEIEIGENGLDLDKVIGQIEKELLLKAIHTAGGVKKKAAKLLHISFRSMRYRIEKYNLGIVGDDELDDE from the coding sequence ATGAAGTCACGTATTCTAGTAGTGGATGACGAGGAATCAATCCGCGAGTTTCTAGAAATCATGTTAAAAAAAGAAAACTACGAGGTGACTACGGCAGAGGATGGTTTGCGTGCCAAAGAAATCCTTTCTAAAAAAACCTTCGACATGGTGATCTCGGACATGCAGATGCCAAACATGACGGGTATTGAGTTACTGAAACATGTTAAGGAAACGTATCCGGATATGGTTTTCATGATCATCACAGCCTTTGGAACAACTGAGTCTGCGGTGGATGCGATGAAAATGGGTGCTTATGACTATGTGACTAAGCCATTTAAAATCGATGAAGTCAGATTAAATATCGCCAACGCATTAAGATCTAAAAACTTAGAAACTGAAGTGCGTGTGCTGAAGAAGGAATTAGTTAAAGAGTACTCATTTCAAAACATGGTGGGTAACTCGTCAGCTATGCACGCGGTATTTGATTTAATCAAAAGAGTATCGCAGGCGCCTACGAATGTGTTAATCACAGGGGAATCAGGAACGGGTAAAGAGGTTATTGCTAAGGCTATTCACTACAATGGTCCTTTGAAAGATAGACCATTTGTGACAGTTAACTGTGGAGCGATTCCTGAAAACTTGATGGAATCAGAGATGTTCGGTCACAAAAAAGGTTCTTTTACTGGCGCGATTGTTGATAAAGCTGGTTTATTTGAGGTTGCTGATGGCGGGACACTGTTCTTAGATGAGGTCGGTGAGTTGCCGTTGAGCATTCAGGTAAAGCTTCTACGTGCTATCCAAGAGCGTGTTATTCGTAGAGTGGGTGCTACCGAAGATATGAAAGTAGATGTGCGTATCATCGCCGCGACTAATCGTAACTTAGAAGACATGGTGGCAAAAGGAACCTTCCGCCAAGATTTATTCTATCGTCTGAATGTTATTAACATCAAGAGTCCACCATTACGTGAGCGCTCAGAGGATATTCCATTATTAGCGAATCATTTCTTAAAGAAGTATAATGATAAGCTTAATAAAGTTATATCATCGATTTCAACGGAAGCGATGGAGATTCTAAAAAACTATAACTATCCTGGGAACGTGCGTGAACTCGAAAATATGATTGAGCGTACAGTGGCATTAGAGGCCGGTTCGACAATTTTACCTGAGTCATTGCCGCCAATGGTGAATACATCATCTGGTCGTAAAATGGCTTCTAGTAATGAAATTGAGATCGGTGAAAATGGTTTAGATCTAGATAAAGTTATAGGTCAAATTGAAAAAGAGCTTTTGCTGAAAGCCATTCACACGGCTGGCGGAGTGAAAAAGAAAGCTGCAAAATTACTACATATCTCATTTAGATCTATGCGCTATCGTATCGAGAAATACAATCTGGGTATTGTTGGCGATGATGAACTTGATGATGAGTAG
- a CDS encoding sensor histidine kinase, giving the protein MVTFLKKPNLKVRLTALFVLIFGATTLTFALFMYYALNDSLLNEFDNSLYNYAIDVTRSLEAPPANEPAFTLFPLDEDKIFPFSTGKSLISIRHSSGEIIVQTEGLEQWPLPYKEAFLYIQQGHDSHYLTLHDTSHLSAAESASYRLITFPLDIGVPPDYYLQIAVPMTTFETQLERLKSIILYGFPLLILISVVAGFYVSSKAMTPINQLIDNMNHVQFGRLSDRVALPESHDEIRTLTETHNRMLDRIEDAFRSQERFIANASHQLLTPLTVLKGEIETHLNQNKEQDQFLQSLIEETDKLTKIVHHMLLLSRIESGLEHLHFQDIEVDTILFQVIADLQKKASTRNIKIDVKIHDLADRQALKGQEDLVYNLIYNILENAIKYSPQDKSVSVTLTWNQDATTLDIVDYGSGIDSENIPLIFDRFMKINSMVKTSGYGLGLSIAKKIADLHGFRIAVLEPAMQGAHFQVTMPYTADASH; this is encoded by the coding sequence TTGGTTACATTCTTAAAGAAGCCTAATCTCAAAGTTCGCCTGACGGCGCTGTTTGTTCTGATCTTCGGAGCCACAACGCTGACGTTTGCTCTTTTTATGTATTACGCACTCAATGACTCATTACTTAACGAGTTTGATAACTCGCTCTATAACTACGCCATTGATGTGACTCGTAGTTTAGAAGCCCCACCTGCTAATGAGCCAGCTTTCACACTTTTCCCTTTAGATGAGGATAAAATTTTTCCTTTTTCGACAGGTAAGTCTCTGATCAGCATTCGTCATTCTTCTGGCGAGATCATCGTGCAAACTGAGGGCCTCGAACAGTGGCCCCTTCCTTATAAAGAGGCTTTTCTTTATATACAGCAAGGCCATGACTCACACTACCTGACCTTGCATGACACCAGTCATCTGTCAGCAGCCGAATCCGCTTCTTATCGCCTTATCACGTTCCCTTTAGATATTGGAGTTCCTCCGGATTATTATTTGCAAATCGCAGTTCCCATGACGACATTTGAAACTCAGTTAGAGCGTTTAAAATCCATTATCCTTTATGGTTTTCCACTCTTAATTTTAATTTCTGTGGTTGCTGGTTTTTATGTCTCGTCAAAGGCCATGACCCCGATTAATCAACTGATCGATAATATGAATCATGTTCAATTTGGACGACTTTCGGATCGCGTAGCCCTGCCCGAATCTCATGATGAAATTCGCACCTTGACGGAAACCCATAACAGAATGTTAGATCGAATCGAAGATGCCTTCCGCTCACAAGAACGCTTTATTGCAAATGCCTCGCACCAACTTCTGACACCGCTCACTGTATTAAAAGGTGAAATTGAAACTCACTTGAATCAAAACAAAGAACAAGATCAGTTCCTACAAAGCCTGATTGAGGAAACGGACAAGCTCACAAAGATTGTGCATCACATGTTATTGCTATCACGTATCGAATCAGGACTTGAACACCTACACTTTCAAGATATCGAAGTCGATACCATCCTATTTCAAGTGATTGCAGACTTGCAGAAGAAAGCTTCTACTCGAAATATCAAAATAGATGTAAAAATTCATGATTTAGCAGATAGACAAGCCTTAAAAGGACAAGAAGACCTCGTTTATAACCTCATCTATAATATTCTGGAAAATGCGATCAAATACTCACCTCAGGATAAATCTGTCAGTGTGACCCTCACATGGAATCAAGACGCCACGACTTTAGATATTGTCGACTATGGCAGCGGTATCGACAGCGAAAATATCCCGTTGATTTTCGATCGTTTTATGAAAATAAATTCTATGGTTAAAACTAGTGGTTATGGACTCGGATTATCTATTGCAAAGAAAATTGCAGATTTACATGGATTTAGAATCGCGGTTCTGGAACCTGCGATGCAGGGGGCTCACTTTCAAGTGACCATGCCCTACACCGCCGATGCTTCACACTGA
- a CDS encoding response regulator transcription factor: MRILVVEDEVKTSQFIKKGLNEVGYAVDVAESGPTAESYVASSEYDLIILDVMLPGPSGVDTTRHLRRDGFKGPILLLTALTTTKDKVNGLDAGADDYLTKPFSFEELLARVRALLRRTQSASSIDSVLKFSDIEMDLVRRKVKRQNVEITLTTKEFSLLEYFLRNPEIPLGRVSIAEHVWDLNFDSGSNVIDVYVNLLRKKVDAASFNKKLIHTVVGVGYILKEA, translated from the coding sequence ATGCGTATTCTTGTAGTCGAAGATGAAGTTAAAACCTCGCAGTTCATTAAAAAAGGCCTTAATGAAGTGGGCTATGCTGTAGACGTGGCGGAATCAGGTCCCACAGCTGAATCCTATGTGGCCAGTAGTGAATATGATTTAATTATTCTAGATGTGATGCTTCCTGGCCCTAGTGGCGTCGATACAACACGTCACTTACGACGGGATGGCTTCAAGGGTCCTATTCTTCTTCTAACTGCTCTCACCACCACCAAAGACAAAGTAAATGGGCTTGATGCAGGTGCTGATGATTATCTAACGAAACCCTTCTCTTTTGAAGAGCTTTTGGCGCGAGTGCGAGCTCTTCTACGTCGTACACAGTCGGCAAGCAGTATTGATTCCGTACTCAAGTTTTCTGACATCGAAATGGATTTGGTACGTAGAAAAGTGAAAAGACAAAATGTCGAAATCACCCTAACGACAAAAGAGTTCTCGCTATTAGAGTACTTTCTTAGAAATCCCGAGATCCCCCTAGGACGTGTTTCTATAGCCGAACATGTGTGGGATTTAAACTTTGATTCAGGAAGTAACGTGATCGATGTCTACGTTAATTTACTAAGAAAGAAAGTAGATGCAGCTTCATTCAATAAAAAATTAATCCATACGGTTGTTGGCGTTGGTTACATTCTTAAAGAAGCCTAA
- a CDS encoding DMT family transporter — MPHTLLYFIALFSLSTSPNWAKLSQMPVEVLGFYRLSIAAILVFLIALVLRKKWPPFNKHLLWALASGSLFFMHLWTYKFASQNTTVSNTMIIFSSNPVWTSIGAIVFFNEVFKKRLMVSYLLALTSIYLLVIHDFHLSNNYGDWSALLSAFFYAGYMLTGKQARTRLDNSVFAVIQYSTCAILFGLCVVGKSAPLTGYPTISWISVAGLVLFPTLLGHLLFTYLVQFMNINLMACGKLIEPVIASILAYYIFSEKLGDYAWISFLLTSIAVIILFAPAILSFLKKQFHLFRA, encoded by the coding sequence ATGCCGCACACACTGCTTTATTTTATAGCTTTATTCAGTCTTTCAACTTCTCCGAACTGGGCAAAACTCAGTCAAATGCCGGTTGAAGTTTTAGGGTTTTATCGCCTTTCTATTGCGGCTATTTTAGTGTTTTTAATAGCACTTGTGCTTAGAAAGAAATGGCCACCTTTCAACAAACACCTTCTTTGGGCGTTGGCTTCTGGCTCCCTCTTTTTTATGCATCTATGGACATATAAATTTGCTTCACAAAATACGACAGTCTCTAACACGATGATTATTTTTTCGTCGAATCCTGTTTGGACTTCAATAGGAGCTATTGTTTTTTTCAACGAAGTCTTCAAAAAGCGGCTTATGGTTTCTTACCTATTAGCCCTGACCAGCATTTATCTGCTGGTTATACATGATTTCCATCTTTCCAATAACTACGGAGATTGGTCAGCACTTCTATCTGCATTTTTCTATGCTGGCTATATGTTAACCGGAAAGCAGGCGCGCACACGACTTGATAACAGTGTTTTTGCAGTAATCCAGTATAGTACATGTGCTATTTTATTCGGACTTTGTGTTGTGGGTAAAAGCGCTCCCCTCACTGGCTATCCCACCATTTCATGGATATCGGTAGCTGGCCTTGTGCTCTTCCCTACATTATTAGGACATTTACTTTTTACTTATCTCGTTCAATTTATGAACATCAACCTCATGGCTTGCGGTAAATTGATCGAGCCCGTTATCGCCTCCATATTAGCCTATTATATTTTCAGCGAAAAATTGGGCGATTACGCTTGGATCTCCTTTTTACTGACCAGTATCGCTGTTATCATTTTATTTGCCCCAGCAATTCTGAGTTTTTTAAAAAAACAATTTCATCTCTTTAGAGCTTAA
- a CDS encoding FKBP-type peptidyl-prolyl cis-trans isomerase, protein MNKILVLAAVGLSITLTACNKADLKSDKGQASYAIGQQIGKNLKSQNIEIDPKTLAASLADATAGKSEMTDEEIQKALMKLQELSMKKQQEETENNKKKSEEFLAKNKSAEGVKETASGLQYSVITEGTGATPKADDMVVCHYTGTLIDGTKFDSSVDRGEPAEFPVSGVIPGWTEALQMMKVGSKYKLFIPPDLAYGPQGRPGIPPNSTLIFEVELLDIVKAEPPAKASKARK, encoded by the coding sequence ATGAATAAAATATTAGTTCTGGCTGCGGTTGGCCTGAGTATCACTTTAACAGCTTGTAACAAGGCAGATTTGAAATCAGATAAAGGGCAAGCTTCATACGCTATCGGCCAACAGATCGGTAAAAATCTTAAGTCTCAGAACATTGAAATTGATCCTAAGACATTGGCGGCTTCACTAGCTGATGCAACTGCTGGTAAGTCAGAAATGACTGATGAAGAGATCCAAAAAGCTCTTATGAAATTACAAGAGCTTTCTATGAAAAAACAACAGGAAGAAACTGAAAACAATAAAAAGAAATCAGAAGAATTCTTGGCAAAAAACAAATCTGCTGAAGGCGTAAAAGAGACAGCTTCAGGATTACAATACTCAGTTATCACTGAAGGTACTGGCGCCACTCCAAAAGCTGATGATATGGTTGTTTGTCACTACACAGGAACATTGATTGATGGAACTAAATTTGACTCATCAGTAGATCGTGGTGAGCCAGCTGAATTCCCAGTAAGTGGTGTAATCCCAGGTTGGACAGAAGCTTTACAAATGATGAAAGTGGGATCTAAATACAAATTATTTATTCCACCAGATTTAGCTTATGGTCCTCAAGGTCGCCCAGGTATTCCACCAAATTCAACTTTGATTTTCGAAGTTGAATTGTTGGATATCGTAAAAGCAGAACCACCTGCAAAAGCTTCAAAAGCTAGAAAATAG
- the pdxH gene encoding pyridoxamine 5'-phosphate oxidase — MSFDFKKDPIENFLSLYKQAQLKGIPDANAMSLATVNADNQPSVRIVFYKGISERGFSFFTNYNGRKGQDLAHNAKVAANFFWPHLEQQVRIEGHVEKLSREESEAYFASRPRLSQIGAWGSNQSEILESFDHFTQKVAALEEKFKGQLVPCPPHWGGYRIVPHEIEFWFGQTGRLHQRYVYQVDGQGWKRFLRSP, encoded by the coding sequence ATGAGCTTTGATTTTAAGAAAGACCCTATTGAAAATTTCTTAAGTCTTTATAAACAAGCTCAACTGAAAGGTATTCCGGACGCTAATGCTATGTCATTAGCGACAGTGAATGCCGACAACCAACCCTCGGTACGCATTGTCTTTTATAAAGGCATCAGTGAACGAGGGTTTTCTTTTTTTACTAACTATAATGGTCGTAAAGGGCAGGATTTAGCGCACAATGCGAAAGTAGCTGCTAACTTTTTCTGGCCTCATCTTGAACAGCAAGTTCGTATCGAAGGACATGTAGAAAAGCTATCTCGGGAAGAGTCGGAAGCTTATTTTGCATCACGTCCTCGTCTTAGCCAAATCGGGGCTTGGGGTTCTAATCAATCTGAAATCTTAGAGTCATTTGATCACTTCACTCAGAAGGTCGCAGCGTTAGAAGAAAAATTCAAAGGTCAGCTTGTTCCATGTCCCCCACACTGGGGAGGGTATCGTATCGTCCCACATGAGATCGAATTTTGGTTCGGTCAAACAGGGCGTTTACACCAGCGCTATGTCTATCAAGTTGATGGGCAGGGATGGAAGCGCTTTCTTCGGTCTCCGTAG